In Primulina eburnea isolate SZY01 chromosome 14, ASM2296580v1, whole genome shotgun sequence, the following proteins share a genomic window:
- the LOC140812420 gene encoding probable sodium/metabolite cotransporter BASS1, chloroplastic: MLCRLMELRMQSCTTKAPHFQAPQTRGYTASIPRAAPMPLPRLLLASVSYTSPKLKISHPKHLLTTHLISRSRLKSPLCGNPSNELATTDSKSWVEVVGETISTAFPVWVALGCLLGLVRPNSFNWVQPQWTVMGITVTMLGMGMTLTFDDLRGALAMPKELFSGFALQYSVMPLSGFLVSKLLNLPSYYAAGLILVGCCPGGTASNIVTYIARGNVALSVLMTAASTLSAVVMTPFLTAKLAGQFVAVDAAGLFMSTLQVVLLPVLAGAFLNQYFQKLVKFVSPLMPPIAVATVAVLCGNAIAQSSSAILMSGRQVVLAVALLHASGFFFGYVLSRLLGIDVSSSRTISIEVGMQNSVLGVVLATQHFGDPLTAVPCAVSSVCHSIFGSALAGIWRRSVVPAQTTAKKEN, encoded by the exons ATGCTTTGCCGCCTAATGGAGTTGAGAATGCAGTCTTGCACTACCAAAGCTCCTCATTTTCAGGCACCCCAAACTCGAGGATACACAGCTTCCATTCCAAGAGCAGCCCCAATGCCCCTGCCCAGATTGCTCCTCGCTTCAGTCTCATATACGAGTCCAAAACTTAAGATCTCCCACCCCAAGCATTTACTTACGACCCATTTAATCTCCAGGTCCAGATTGAAATCGCCACTGTGTGGCAATCCGTCGAATGAGCTGGCTACTACAGATAGCAAGAGCTGGGTGGAAGTGGTTGGAGAGACGATTTCAACTGCGTTTCCAGTGTGGGTGGCTTTGGGCTGCTTGCTGGGTCTGGTGAGACCCAATTCATTCAATTGGGTCCAGCCTCAATGGACTGTGATGGGAATCACCGTCACTATGCTTGGCATGGGAATGACTCTCACTTTTGATGATCTTCGTGGCGCTCTCGCTATGCCTAAGGAATTGTTTTCTGGTTTTGCGCTACAGTATTCG GTGATGCCATTATCTGGTTTTCTCGTGAGCAAGCTCTTAAATTTGCCATCTTATTACGCAGCTGGCTTAATTTTAGTTGGCTGCTGCCCTGGAG GGACTGCAAGTAATATAGTCACTTATATCGCACG TGGAAATGTGGCTCTTTCTGTACTTATGACTGCTGCAAGCACCCTCTCTGCTGTG GTCATGACCCCTTTTCTCACAGCAAAACTAGCAGGGCAATTTGTTGCTGTAGATGCAGCTGGTCTGTTCATGTCGACCTTGCAG GTTGTGCTTCTTCCTGTTTTAGCTGGTGCgtttctaaatcagtatttccAGAAACTGGTTAAATTTGtatctccattgatgccgcCTATTGCTGTAGCAACTGTTGCGGTTCTTTGTGGAAATGCAATTGCTCAGAGTTCTTCCGCGATCCTCATGTCTGGCCGGCAAGTGGTCCTAGCTGTTGCTCTTCTCCACGCATCTGGTTTTTTCTTTGGTTATGTTCTTTCAAGACTTCTTGGGATTGACGTCTCATCATCAAGAACAATTTCTATCGAGGTTGGCATGCAG AATTCAGTACTCGGTGTTGTCCTTGCGACTCAACATTTTGGTGATCCATTAACGGCTGTGCCGTGTGCGGTTTCTAGTGTGTGTCACTCCATCTTTGGAAGTGCATTGGCTGGAATCTGGAGACGAAGCGTCGTCCCAGCTCAAACCACTGCAAAGAAAGAAAACTAG
- the LOC140811548 gene encoding ribokinase has product MGGLSTLSTSRPCGHHPHNFTVKNQPIPSFQFNAIPSRKANPFSCLALDSSRENTPPLVVVGSANADIYVEIDRLPKEGETISAKTGQTLAGGKGANQAVCGAKLAYPTYFLGQVGEDAHGKLITDALEGGGVHLDHLSTVTDTPTGHAVVMLQDGGQNSIIIVGGANMSCWPETLSHEDLEVVKNCGIVLLQREIPDSVNIQVAKAAKSAHVPVILDAGGVDTPIPPELLKLIDVLSPNESELARLTNMPTETIEQINQAVGKCHELGVKQVLVKLGAKGSILFTEGEEPIKQSIVSVPKVIDTTGAGDTFTASFAVALVEGKPKKECMKFAAAAASLCIQVKGAIPSMPDRKSVLDLLQTL; this is encoded by the exons ATGGGAGGATTATCGACACTTTCAACCTCAAGGCCCTGCGGCCATCATCCCCACAACTTCACTGTCAAAAACCAACCAATCCCCTCATTCCAATTCAACGCCATTCCCTCAAGAAAAGCGAACCCGTTTTCTTGCCTTGCTTTGGACTCATCACGAGAAAATACACCACCTTTAGTGGTGGTGGGATCAGCCAATGCGGATATATATGTGGAGATTGACAGGTTACCCAAAGAGGGAGAGACTATATCCGCAAAAACTGGTCAGACGTTGGCTGGAGGCAAGGGTGCAAATCAAGCAGTTTGTGGGGCGAAATTGGCATATCCCACTTACTTTTTGGGGCAGGTGGGGGAGGATGCTCATGGGAAATTGATAACTGACGCGTTGGAGGGTGGAGGGGTCCATCTTGATCACTTGAGTACTGTAACTGATACTCCCACCGGTCATGCAGTTGTGATGCTGCAGGATGGTGGGCAGAACTCTATTATTATCGTTGGGGGTGCTAATATGTCTTGTTGGCCTGAGACTTTGAGTCATGAGGATTTGGAGGTGGTGAAAAATTGCGGGATTGTTTTGCTTCAGAGGGAGATTCCTGATTCTGTCAACATTCAGGTTGCAAAG GCTGCCAAGAGTGCACATGTCCCTGTGATCTTGGATGCTGGGGGAGTTGACACGCCAATCCCGCCGGAACTACTTAAGTTGATTGATGTTCTAAGTCCAAATGAATCTGAGCTTGCTCGTCTAACAAATATGCCAACAGAAACTATTGAACAGATCAACCAAGCTGTGGGTAAATGCCATGAATTG GGTGTTAAGCAAGTGCTTGTAAAGCTTGGAGCCAAAGGGTCCATCCTTTTCACCGAAGGAGAGGAACCGATCAAGCAGTCCATTGTATCAGTTCCCAAAGTTATTGATACAACCGGAGCCGGTGATACTTTTACAGCTTCTTTTGCTGTGGCCCTTGTGGAGGGAAAACCAAAAAAAGAATGCATGAAATTTGCTG cTGCCGCGGCTTCTCTCTGTATTCAAGTGAAGGGAGCCATACCAAGCATGCCTGATAGGAAATCTGTCTTGGATCTTCTTCAGACGCTTTGA